The sequence TGAAGAGGCTGAGTTGGAGGAGTTTGAGTTGACTGAAAGGGCAATCCTTCAACAAGTGGATGCCCAGAAAGAGATGACCCCCTCTCGTTCCCTGAAGAAAATTGGACCCGGAAAAGAAGATGTTGTCTGCAAGGAAAGATCTCTGGTGAAAAGTTTGGAAGACATCATTTTGAGGGAAGTTTCCAGGAGAAAGACGGCACTTTAAAGGTGCGAAAACGTGGatcaatcaaaatttctttgtctGATGTTGCTTGAAATGTAAGTGACTTATTTCTGTCGTCGATTCATTACACgagatttcaaataattcaattgtgTTAAATAGTATTCATTTTAAGATTATTATGGAAAAGAGCAGTGGGTTTAGATACCTTGCAAAAAAGCTAgtatctttcatttttgaatttgtttgggTAAAAGCAAATTACTGGAGAGCCATCTGCTGATGGATAATCCAACTCTCTAAGTTGCTCTGTCAAGAAGCAGTAAGCAGTCGGTCGGAAAAACAATCGAGTCAAGAGCCTGAAGGCGTCACGTTAAGGCATTCTGTCATGAAAGTTTAAGACTTTCTCCAAtaaattttgggttttttatttcttcgttTTAGTTGTATCACAATTAACGTCCTGAGCCATGATTTTCTGAGTTTAATTAAGCCATGTTGACGGCTGTTGTTTTGCGATTCTTACGTTCCAAACTCTTCCTGACAGCCATCTTTTTTGCCTCTTTCACTTATTTCGTGGTTAATTTCTACAGCGacgtaaattcaaatttcaattattcaaaatccGTGAACATGCTTTAATTTTTGTGTACATTACTCTTTATTCAGAATTCTAATGTGTTACTATCTAATGAAGAAGTTGACATTCATGATGTTGGATCTGGGAGGCGTCCTCTAGGACACATTTTTCAGTGGCAAGGCTCCGAAGATAATAATGAAACCAGCTCCAAACCTTCATCATGTAGAAACTCTGTTCAAGGAAAAGCTTTGATTGCTGATGATAAAGGTATTTTGTGTTACATTTTTGGAAGTGTATCTAACCTTTAAGCTATTTTTACTGATACATTCTTTCAACATTCTAGGGTATGTATGTAGCCGACAAAATGTAATGCCAAATGGTTGCTGTAAGGCAGAAACTGATGGAACAAAACACTATTCTTGTGAAACCTGTCACAACAATGGCTGTTGTTCCATTTATGAATATTGCATCTCATGTTGCCTTCAGCCAGATAAGGTATAATATTTCTACAAgtcaattttatttacaaataaCTAAGTGTATTAATTGTGGGTTGAACAGAAAGAAGTTCTGCAAGACGTTCTAGGCAAAGCTGCTGGCACCTTAAATCTTCTCTTGACTTCAGTGACTGATCACTTTGAGCTATGCCTCACCAAATGTCGCACCTCATCTCAAAGCGTGCAGCACGAAAATTCCTATCGTAACCCTCGAGCTAAACATTGTTACGGTGAAGCACCTCCCCCGTTGGAAACGGAAGGAACTGTGgataaaaacaacaatgaaCACTTCCTTCATTGAACTACGATCTTATAATATCGAAGGAAAGTGCAAGAATGCACTTTTTACAAAATATTGCCGATTCTCAAGTGACCAACGCGAATGctattatttgtatttttaccaaaaaaaaagtgtacaGTTTGTTTCTAGTCTAATCTAAAATTGGACTAATTAGTTCATTGGTGGTGAAGTGTATGGTATCACAAGATTGATAAACAAGCCTACATTGCTATGTTTAACATATTCATTGTTTTAGTATGAATATATTGTGGTGATCTTATGCTCTAACATCCCAACAAAAGATTCTATTACGACGCGTGCACCTAATGTTTTCGTTCTCAGTTTTTCGGAACCAGTGAGATTTTAGCTttcgtttgtttgattttaaaaaaaatgctgttATTATGACATGATATATATTCTTGCAATTATACTGGGCACATGAAACTGTTTTACTTTTCGTGATAGATTATTTTCCGAGTTTATAAGCTGCACCGGTCACATATGCAACAAACAACGAAACTTAAAACGTTCTTCAAATTAGATTAGTCCTTCCTGTATATAGCCGACTCAGACTTGGAACAGTAGCGTGTGTGTATGAATCCATACGGGATAACAGGTCGTGTTGTTACTTGAAAGAATTGGGGTTCCCATCCCCCAATATGGCGGTCGTTATCTGACGTCAAGTGAATTGTTCCATGAGCCTTATACCTTTTTCGTCATTCCTCTACTGATTTGCGACCGTCTTTACATTCCAAATAATATATGTGTCTGATTTCATTACGTGAGTATACCGATTCGAGTCATTTCTTCATCGCATTTTCCATTGTTTGTATCTAATATGTGGGGCAGTTGGAatggtgttgttgtttgtttgaaaattcCAGTAGAcatatttttgcattttttgcaTAATTTAATGCGTTGCGTAGGAAATTTAAGACCTGTTGTCTTGATTTCCAATCAATTCAGTGGTTTCTGTTATTAGCAGGTGCTCTTGGCTTGTGGTTTGCTACCATTTATTGTCATGGGGTCCACAGCAGAATTACGCCTACGATGGAGCAGCTATGAATCAACCTTGTTATTGTCCGTCTGTGACATGTGGGATGCTGGGGCTTTGACTGATGTGACACTATTTGCAGAAGGAAGAACCATTAAAGCTCACAAAGTGGTTCTATCTTCTTGTAGCGGTTACTTCAAAGAAGTACTTCAAGTAAGGCTTGTcttcttattttcattttaatttgtgaCTTAATTGTTAAACTTCTTTACTTTTAAAAGAATGTGACTTCTGCTCAACACCCAATCATAGTGCTTCCTTATGCCTGCTACCAAGATCTCTTGGCTGTAATTAGCTTCATGTACAAGGGCGAGATCAACATTACCCAGCTAGAACTTTCCGGGTTGCTGAACTGTGCAGAGTCTCTACAAGTCAAGGGTCTGGCTAAAATAAACCCCCTAAAAGCATCAGGTTTACTTCAAGAAGTGTGTCAACAAAACAGTTGTGATGATGCAGCAAATCGTGGCTCATTGGGAGCCAACAGTAGGCCTATCAAAATGGAAACCCACCacttttggaaaaagaatGACTTTCTTTCCCAtggtgaagatgaagaagctgTAGAAATTACAGAAGTTTCTGAAGACagagaagaaaatttagtAGTTGATGAAGGTaattttatttagaattttcttgattcattgagcatttgaaaacaaaacaattgataATACAGATTCTCCGGAAAATTTACTTGAAGAAGTCGAAGTAGAAAGCGATTGCCACGAATCAGATGAAGGAGTAGGTGGAAACGAATCCAACCACAGCGGCAGTGAACGAAGCGAAGGGAAACTGTACTTTCTAACCTCGTTGGGGCAACATGAGGAACTGAAAGATGAGGATTTAAGTAAATCCAGCGACACTGCTAAACAGATAAAGAACCGAAGACGGAAGCGCGGAGATCTTATTCGGGCACTAAGTGCAGCATGGAATTGTGGCAGAGGCGGAATGAAAGAATGCGCTAGTAATGGACAGCGTTCCGCTATTCGCAAAACCTTGCTACCGGTTTCTTGTCCTGTTTGCTTCAAAGTTTTATCCAATGCCTACAATTTAAAGGTTTGTAAAGGTTTCTGTTCTTTAACTGAGATAATGTTTaagtttttaaatgatttcacGCAGGTCCATATGAGCATTCATGATGGATTGAAACACCAGTGTTCGATTTGCGGGCACACATCTAAATCGCGCGATGCTCTCAGGAAACACCTTGCGTATCGTCATCTCATCGGTATGAGTGGACCCGTTCGACCTCGAATGCCGGCCAGTAAACGCCGAAAGAATGACGGTACAGACGGCATGTTGGATACTTCATCGCGATCGGCAGAGGGCGAAGATCAAATTCCCATGTCGTCCAATCACTCTTATTCGGACCCAGATAATGACCTTTTGACACATAGTGGAGGTGAAGACGTTGATCAGAACGAGAACTCGGCAGTTGCGAATGACACTTGGTGAgacagaatttattttttatctcttatAAAACCAAGCCACATATCTTCTCAGAGCATAGcgtattaaaagagaaaaactgcGCTCACGGTTCCGTCATGACGGAGCGTTAGTAGAATCATTTCCTTGTCATTAACTGTAATAGTCCTAacccatttttattattgaatgAATATTTGATGTGTGTGTTATAAGAAATCCCGAATTTATTTCAAGCCATTCCTTCGTTCAGGTGTCAAAAATTCGATTTGATCAATTACCCattaattgaaaagaaaaactaagttGTGTTCGTCCTACCAGTTTTGACTGGCAGCGTGATGCCCATCATTCAAGTCTAACTTGAAAGATGCATTCCCCCGTGATCATTTATTCCCTCTTTTAAACTAAGTTAAATATAACCAATGTTAGATGTGTTCGTTTTTCAAGTCCTCAAGGCAATCATTCCAAACCTGAAGCTAGTTAGCCTAATCTTATGAATGTGTTATGTTGTTAGTTGTTGTTAACCTGACCGCTGTGAAACCCTTGTGGTtgtgtaaaattttcttttctctaattatgttttgAACCTCAAAAGTTAATTACAAACATAATCGAATTGATCAAATTGGCGAGTTTGTATACGTAAAAACAACGTGCGTTACACAATAAGTGCAATATGTCATGGGACGCTTTGACGTCGTTCTCGAGTTTAACAGTGATTTCTAAATGGAAGACTGGTTTTTAAAACCAATAGTGGACGGAAATGAGGAGAATGGTAATCGGAAAGACGAATCCTGAGACGATGGTATGGCTGGCACTAGTCAGACCACCGAATCGGTCGACAATATTGATCTTCCATCCCATGCCTGGGTGAGTGAAGCTATGGTAATAAACCACATCAGGCCAAGAATTATCGGGCCGAATTTCCATATTGGCAGCTTGTCCCTCTGAAACCACAAGGAAAAAGTCAGCCAAAAAACATTTAGTGAAAACTACCGTTAactattttttactttcttcacACAGCAGCTGCAGATTGTTACGGAACTTTTGGAACGACGTGACGTCATTATCTAGACGTCGATCACGCTGGATAGTTTGGCGCCACAAACAAAGTCTTCCCGCTAATTACACAAATTGATTATAGGTTTTTCCAGGGCATAATTCTAATAAtcactcattttttaaatacctgcGATGGGACGAGGTTGCCCACGGCGCGTGAATTCTACGCCAGCAAGAACACGGATCTCCTTACGTTGTTCTTCACTGAAGGTCTCGTAACCACCGATTGGCTCGTCAGTAATGATCAATGGATGATAATGTGTCGGGCTGTGCGGATCGTTACCTCCTTCGACTTGGAAGTTGTAAACAAGCTCACGTCGTAAAAACAACTCGGGCGCAATGAAGCCATTGACGTACCAAGCTAGATCGGATCCGGGCTGACCTGCAcattgttaaaaacaaacaaacgtttAAGCGTAGTGCTTCCAGATATTTTTAAACTCGTTTAAAACATACCAGTTATTCCTTCGTAGCCTCTTTGTCCACCAGACGGTCCAACCATAAAACGGATGAGTCTTAAGGAGGGCTCGAGTACCCTAAAAGGTCCCCAGGGTGCCCTAAATTGAAATGGATCCAATTTTACAGACTGTGAAAGATTAAAGTGGTTAACATCTGATTGAATTTTTACGGTTTAGGGTCTTTAACATCCAAGAAGGGGACACAGTTTTTCTGGGCTGTAGAGCGGCCAAGCTCCACCAAAACAGGATGCCGAGACCAGAGCCGGTGAAAGGTAGGTCGTTTGAATTTGTCGAGTTTGCCAACAGCCCATATCAAACTGGCCAGATGATCAGTCGGAACGACCTGATCTTCTGAATCagctgtttttaaaaatgttaccgTCAACGATATGTTCTACTAACATTTACAACAGAAAGATTTTACATGGAACTAGCGATCTTCGGTAAGTGATGGTGGTGAGCCCATCAACACGTGATCCTAGATAGAACTGGTGATTATCGGTACCGCCCAGTTGGTCATCACGGCAGACTCCACGATTAGCACCTAAAACACTGACGCACTTTAAtgtaaagttaaaaaaaaaaattagttttattgcattgaaaaatgttgaatcatttaaaacattACCGAGGATTTTGCCGTGATGTTGTAATCTGTAGCGTAGCCTTGATAGGTGTCCATGTAAATAATAGCAACATCAGCGCCTTCCATTCTAGCTTCGGTCGAAGAACCGCTCAAACCAAAAGCAATATACTCGTCGTCGGCTGTAAGATGTGAGCGGATCAAATATCAAACTCACGAAAACccgtaaataataaaagcaaaaataatttaccaaCACGCCCTGCTATTTCTATGGTAATAGCAGGACCGAAGATTTCCCAAGATACTTGAAGGTCCCTATGGAGAGGTTCGCAGTTGGGCAAAGTACTCGTGTGTGGCTGGGAAAAGAGCAAGACGTAAACACTATTTCAGGATGACGCTAATGAAAAATTTACTTACCAGGATTTTTAGAAGGGACGGCGGTACGTTGAGGTTGTCTGGAATGATGATTGAGCCAAAGTTTTCCCCCGTTGCGACATTGAAGACGCTAAACCAATCAATGTCAAAGACGGTAAGATCTCCCGGCAAGCGAAGTAGGACATCCTCGTCCCTGTAGGATCTCAATGGGGTTATGCTGCACGACGACGAAATGAATGTAAGTCAAACTTTTTCGATCAAAAGATTAAGGTTATCTTTGCACTTACTATCCCTTCTCATCTGGAACTTTAAAGCCTTTGACTGATGGCTGAGGACCAACTCCTACCCAAAAGTACGTATCTAATGCGAAATAAGTAGAGCATGTCTATTAGTTTTCGacgaatcaaatcatttctaAAAACTATTCACCTTCTCCTAGACCATCATAGTTGAATTCCGGTAAAGAAATAGTTTTTGCATCCACAATAACCACAGAGAGTGAAGAAACCCTATGAGCTCGTCGCGACAACTCTGTAAGTTGTTGAGATGATGGAGGTTCAAAACCTTCCTCAATGGAAATATCCCCAAAATTTTCCTACATTTTTGGCCAGCATTAATAAGGTTATAACAATAACATGAAAGAAACAATAATACCTGAATAGTTAAATCATAGATAGATAACCACTTGATGTCTGTGATCTTCTTGCCATCTGGCAACTTGAGGGTAAAATCCTTATTGAGATAAGGTAGAAGCACATTAGTTCTTCCCTTTTCATTGGGAATGATGAATCCTTGTGGTCCAGGTCTTGTTGACGAGCCAACCCAGAAAAATGTGTCTGGCCCATTTCCATCGTAGATAAAATTCTTAATAAGAAAGGTGAATTCATCCACAGCGTAGACTTCACCAGCCACCTAAAGCAGTGGAAGCAACCATCGGAATCCAAAACTGCATTATGCATCAAAGTGAAAGGTGGGCTATACAAATTATTTACCTGGTGGTGATATGAGTTTAGTTTTCCCAGGGGTTTTCCTTGATATATTTCCTTATCTTGAGCATTTATCACAGAAAATGATAGACAGAGaactaaacgaaaaagaaaattacattAAATAACCTTGATCTAGCTAACCAAATAGCCTAAGTATGGTGCTGAGCTTACCGTAAATCAAGGACATGACGAGTGGATCACACATTCTTTTGCCAATCTGGCTAGCAAATTTAGTTTTCACAGTCATTATAAATATAATTTACACAAACAAATGTTTTAACTTGAGAAAATGAACAATATCGACGAGCATTCCCCTGTCAAAGTCCCTTGGTTTAACTCGGGCGGAAAACTGTCTATGTCTACTCGAGAAAATTGTGTCGGCAGGCACGATCAACCTAGATGTTTCTTGTTCAGCACGAAAACTGGTTGATAGTTCGTAATGAATCGGTCAGCAAGTAGCGGTACTCCATATGTTGGCTTCAGCTCTGAGCTAAGCTGAGAAATCTCCTGAGAAGGTAACTGGAgagtgtatttttttcgttattcaGGTTGGTCCTCGGCAAGGTGCTCGGGAGAGGAAAAAATCCGGGTCTTGACATACATTTCGCCCTGGCCTAGAGCATAAGCCCTAAGGGCTTTGTTTACATCATATTATTTGGAGGAAGAGAAAGTTGACTTCTATTGAACTGTCAATACCCGAGTACCTTTTCGCAATACTTTCTAGATCAACTCAGCGATACCCTTtcttaattgaaaaaagaaatatttttacaatTATGATACTGCAAAGTGTATTTTTTCATTCTccttttgttgtatttattttttttacacggcataccattcaaatttttgaaattacctGATTAGCATCGTTCAAAAATCTACCAACAGGTGGCGTCGAACCGGGAAATTTGGAAAATACGAGTTCAAAAGTAGAATTCAGGTTAATATGCCTAGGTAAAACTGACATTACAATGCATATTACAGTattttattctgttttaaaaatttcagacaaccTCCAAACTATGGATTTGTTAATCAACTTCAGACAATTATCACAAACCAAGTAATAACATGAATAAACTTGAACTGGCAGACttgcaaatttaattttcgggaatgaaaatgaaaacaatcaaACGTTTGAGATATAATTTCTGTAACTCGATAAACTAATTGGAATCATGTTTTTTGTCAGTACATAGCTGCTGTATTTCTTGTATGGCTCCAACCAGCATTCGAACAGCTTCTTCGTGACCTTCAAAGCTGTCGTTACGGTGGATGTTACGATGCGCAAGAGGTTGCTTACTGGTCACCGCAACATCTCTTTCAGGGATTTGACTACTGTTGACTGGTGGCCGGTTCATTTCACTTGACCAACAGCCACCAATCGATCCGGCTGAATTCGACTGGGCTGCCGAAATAGCCCGGATTAGCTGCCGCACTTGATCCGCTGTCAATTCTATGCTGGCTTCAGATGTTTCCGCCTCAGTTTTTGTCGGTCGCCCTACATGGGGGCCTGCTAGGGGCTCGTACACTGGCTCCCATGTCCTTTGACTCCGCTGTATTCTTGCGCTAGCTTCCGCATGAGTGGCAGCAGCCGAATTCCTTACGACGTCACCGTCTTGATGAACTAAAGCCTGGACCACGCATACATGGCCGGAAGGATTTTTGGCAGTTGATGAAACGCTTTTCTCTACAGGATCAGCGGCAACACCAgacatttttccatttttctgttCCGACGACGACCCCCGAGACGTGCCATTCCTATCCGACTGCCGTACTCCGACAAGTGCTGAAGTTACCGTCAGATTTTTACTATTGCTCCGGCTGCTGACAGCTTGACGTGATTGATGGATGGCGGCGAACAATTCCAACTGACTAATATcgtattgctgctgctgttgttgatgttgggcCGATTTGGCTTCGACACTCTTCGATCTCACAGGATGTGGCATGGTAGAAGACCCCTCTCGTCGGTGCTGGGCTTTGTGTTGCCCTTCTTTCACGCTGTGTGGCAATGATTGATACTTTGCATCGGTTTTGTTGACACTTCGCTTAGTAGTTGCCCCCGTCGTCCTCCGGGCCGGCTGAGGAGCTGTCAACATGGGCGGTTGAATGGACggaactgctgctgcttgttgctgctggactACTGCCGCTACTTTTGGCTCTACGGTAGTTATTAATTGTTTGTTGAGATCTAGTGGAATATTCAGCAGTGACTGGCTGCGTCCTAGAAATGGCAGAGGAACTTTGATTTCAGATTCCTGCATCACAAGATTGGAGTTGGTGGTGCAGCAACTCTGTTGAGGTTTGCTCACATCTTCCCCTAATTATTgaggactggtaaccattatCAGTTTTCACAAAGCAAACATTGAATAGAAAAATACCAGTGTTTTTAGGCACAGATGGATGATCATTGAGACTGATCAAATGATTGTGCATCCAAAGTTCTTGGTGTAATAATTCTTTGAGGCTCTGGCTGAATTCAGCCTTAAAGTTTGATGAAATTAGACTATTTTCTGGAGATATTCTAAAAAATGGGAGCCAATTAGTTTGAGAGCATGTGTCTACAATTTATAATTGATACTTGGCTGGTTGAACAACGTTCCCAATGTCAGAAAGGCGCTCCACCAATCCGTTGGCAAGTTTCAGTAGCTCGAATTTGGACGCAGAACTGATAAATGCTGTGCTCAAAGTCAAGTACGCTTGAACGTTACTTTGAAGCGATTCTAGTGTTTTTAGCTTCTCTTCAAAAACCATTTCCTTAGTTTGCAATTCACTGtcggtttttaaaaaagaaaaagagctgaatcagattttctttttaaaaaaagtttgtaaacaaaaatcagCTGTTGATAAAAGCAGACGACGTAAACACATTTCCAATTTTGCTCTGTAAACGAAAACGTGCTCTGAATTTTCCTTTCGTGTTTTGTAagcgaaaaatgaaatattgattCCCACAGCATATAGTGACCAGACTAACAACGAGTCTAGATCTAGTTGAGAAGGTCAGAATTTTCACAATACAACTGGTGATATCTACCTATTCCGGGAAAACGAAATACTAAAGTATACGTTTCTCTTACTAAACTTTTGATATCAGCTTATTCTAataattatcttcttcttgagATAGCATGCTCttgaatatatatatttaaaaaacaactgcGACATGCAATCAGTCAATAGTTGGGCAATGTCATGATGGTGTTGATCGTCAACTGAAAAGGCTTTCATCTCTTGCTGTATAATTATAAATCAGAACATATACCTTTTGACTGTTTCTATTAATTTCTCCTCTGTTTGTGTGACAACCCCCTGCAGGATCTTGCTGAAGACGTGGATGGTGCTCTCCTCCCTCATTGCATTAATGTGCAATTCTTTTAAAAGTGCACGATACGCCGACACCTCGTCTTTGATGATGACTTCAAGTTCACCCACTGCTTTGAGTCCACGCTGAAGTCGATCGCATTTCTGTTGATAGGCCGTGTCTAAATCGAGACACTGGGCTCGAATGTCGGGAGGTAAATCACGAAAGCAGTTGATGCATAGCAACGACTCGTTGGCGGGAGAAAACATGATGCACATCTCGAAATGAACTGGACACTATAAATTACATTACGACGTAAGTATTTAacgtcttaaaaattaatttagattCCAACTCTTGTTATACTTTGCGTTGTGGTTCCTTGGTATATGGTGAAACGCTGGTGACGTCGTGTCGTGAAAACATTTTGGCGCTATGCGTGTTTTGTTTACACACGGCACAAATAGCCTGgcctatttttcaaattcactaATGTTTGATTtgctattttaaatattaacaaataaaatttgctACTTACTGCAGGTGTTGCAGAAGAACATGGGTGACAAATCCTTGGATTCACAATTGGCACAAGAAGGTCGCTCTACCTTAGCCAAGAGGGTAAGGAACCCCAACATGGGATCCTCGCTCGTTCCACTGACTGACAACTTGACAAattccggctgctgctgctgcttgtcgTCCTCCATTTGGTGTAAGTTTGATGAGTTGTTaactgaattagaatcttCAGCCATAGTTTCTTGCTGCAGGTGCTTTTCCGACGACTCCGCCATGACAGATGTGGTAGATGTACTGCGGATGGTGGAGCCGATATACAGTAGCAACTATGTGTGTGTCTACAACAaccagctgtgtgtgtgtgtaaaggcACGTCTGTAGGTGATGAAAACTACTGCCCTTGCGCTCTGAGATCGTCATCATTTGATCAATACCGAAACTTTTGCGCGGGCTGCCAGAGACGCGATATTATTGGATGAAAAGGATAAATTGAGTTCGTGATCGACCAACCGGCAGACTGAGGTACTCTGCACACAGAAAcgttcgattcttttttttttccagcaaacaagaaacattttatacttgtttcttttgtattttcctgtttggaggaaagaagaagttgaggTCGTAATGGAACGTCGCTGCTCTTATCGATCGTGTTGCAGCGTCCGTTAGGTCGGCCATGTTTGCTGTAAATAACAAGCCGAAAAaattctcgtttctttttttaatgatgcCATCAAGATAACTATTATTCACGATAACGAAAATCTACCGCGCTGAGGCAATTAACAGCCCTCAATCCAATTTTGTTGTatgggggagaaaaaatatcCGCCCTTTTCCCTAGGATCTCCCAGAATTCTTTCGATATCTCTCTTCTTACAATGTATTTTGAAGAGAAATACCGCCCCTGTAGAGGTTTTAGTGTACTCTGGAGACGTTTTGTTGGAATGATTCCGCCTCTTTGCTGTGGGGAATCTTAtcgattattttgtttttcctgagggtggtttttttttgctcctcTTTGGAATAACATCCGCAGTAGTTGTGGTGTATTATGGTTTAAACTGATGGAAAGTAGCAGGGAGGGATGTGTTGCTATCCGTCGATTGTTCAAAAATGCGTCTAGCTTTAAAAAAGCGTCAGCCAACGTCTTGTAACCGCGTAAGGTCTTACGGCATAGAATCGATTCGATCAATAGTTTCTTTCcatctccagcagcagcacacacacagctcGACCGTAACAATAACGATGCTGCTGCTCTCCATCCCATGTAGTACTCGGTTAAGGGAAGATAGGAGGACCCTCTTTGTTCCGGATGGCGGGCTTCCAGAGCGTCATATACACACCCCCCAAATGTGTGTAAACCTACCCCAAAAAACTGGTTATGTTGGGCAAGTTACGTGTGTTATGGAGGGAGGGTTTAGGTCGTGACGCAACACTCACATACATATCTCTCTCGACCCTCTGAATGGGCCTATAGgcttaaaaaatattcggttgtccCACATGACCGGATTTcctttcaaatattttgataGGCAAATTCTGATGGGAAGTGAGAAAACGCGTTGGCCTGtaaatgaattcaatcaaaCAAGATGCGGAAGGACAATGTGTGTGAGATGGCCTTATATATCGGACAATGTGTGCGCACATTGGGAAGGGTGCGCCTCCTCAACCATCTGCCACCACCGTCTAATAGAGGGTGGGGGAGATCGCGTTTCTGGGTCGTGATCCACTCGAACCGTTTTGGgtcgaatttctttttactatACGCCGCgagttgtgtgtttgtgtgtttttctacGATTTTGTTTGGAATCATTTCTCAAGGGTTGAGTCGTTTTCATGTGTCAACTCATTAACAACAAAGTTCACTTTCTCGAATTCTCGAAATGCAATGAAATGTTATATAGGTGGCGGGTTTTTTGGAGGGATCAAGAAACTCTCTCTCGCGCTCTGCGCGCGTGGTCCTTTGTGTTGGGAGGCTCTTCTTTGCGCCCGAGGGCGGACCTGACTTTTCACGTGCTTCTTTTTCCCGaacgaaacaagaagaaaaactctCTATCGTTCGCTGATGGAAATACAAACCAGGAAAGAAGGGCTCACGAACAAcggattttttcctttttcaataatttttcaacaCACAGGAGGAAACTGAGCTCTGCCATTGGTTGGCACGGACACGTCA comes from Daphnia pulicaria isolate SC F1-1A chromosome 11, SC_F0-13Bv2, whole genome shotgun sequence and encodes:
- the LOC124315582 gene encoding SREBP regulating gene protein-like, translated to MLTAVVLRFLRSKLFLTAIFFASFTYFVVNFYSDNSNVLLSNEEVDIHDVGSGRRPLGHIFQWQGSEDNNETSSKPSSCRNSVQGKALIADDKGYVCSRQNVMPNGCCKAETDGTKHYSCETCHNNGCCSIYEYCISCCLQPDKKEVLQDVLGKAAGTLNLLLTSVTDHFELCLTKCRTSSQSVQHENSYRNPRAKHCYGEAPPPLETEGTVDKNNNEHFLH
- the LOC124315342 gene encoding transcription factor GAGA-like — protein: MGSTAELRLRWSSYESTLLLSVCDMWDAGALTDVTLFAEGRTIKAHKVVLSSCSGYFKEVLQNVTSAQHPIIVLPYACYQDLLAVISFMYKGEINITQLELSGLLNCAESLQVKGLAKINPLKASGLLQEVCQQNSCDDAANRGSLGANSRPIKMETHHFWKKNDFLSHGEDEEAVEITEVSEDREENLVVDEDSPENLLEEVEVESDCHESDEGVGGNESNHSGSERSEGKLYFLTSLGQHEELKDEDLSKSSDTAKQIKNRRRKRGDLIRALSAAWNCGRGGMKECASNGQRSAIRKTLLPVSCPVCFKVLSNAYNLKVHMSIHDGLKHQCSICGHTSKSRDALRKHLAYRHLIGMSGPVRPRMPASKRRKNDGTDGMLDTSSRSAEGEDQIPMSSNHSYSDPDNDLLTHSGGEDVDQNENSAVANDTW
- the LOC124315175 gene encoding protein Skeletor, isoforms B/C-like, which encodes MTVKTKFASQIGKRMCDPLVMSLIYVLCLSFSVINAQDKEIYQGKPLGKLNSYHHQVAGEVYAVDEFTFLIKNFIYDGNGPDTFFWVGSSTRPGPQGFIIPNEKGRTNVLLPYLNKDFTLKLPDGKKITDIKWLSIYDLTIQENFGDISIEEGFEPPSSQQLTELSRRAHRVSSLSVVIVDAKTISLPEFNYDGLGEDTYFWVGVGPQPSVKGFKVPDEKGYITPLRSYRDEDVLLRLPGDLTVFDIDWFSVFNVATGENFGSIIIPDNLNVPPSLLKILPHTSTLPNCEPLHRDLQVSWEIFGPAITIEIAGRVADDEYIAFGLSGSSTEARMEGADVAIIYMDTYQGYATDYNITAKSSCVSVLGANRGVCRDDQLGGTDNHQFYLGSRVDGLTTITYRRSLVPSDSEDQVVPTDHLASLIWAVGKLDKFKRPTFHRLWSRHPVLVELGRSTAQKNCVPFLDVKDPKPAPWGPFRVLEPSLRLIRFMVGPSGGQRGYEGITGQPGSDLAWYVNGFIAPELFLRRELVYNFQVEGGNDPHSPTHYHPLIITDEPIGGYETFSEEQRKEIRVLAGVEFTRRGQPRPIAAGRLCLWRQTIQRDRRLDNDVTSFQKFRNNLQLLCEEKGQAANMEIRPDNSWPDVVYYHSFTHPGMGWKINIVDRFGGLTSASHTIVSGFVFPITILLISVHYWF
- the LOC124315257 gene encoding uncharacterized protein LOC124315257, with product MREESTIHVFSKILQGVVTQTEEKLIETVKSELQTKEMVFEEKLKTLESLQSNVQAYLTLSTAFISSASKFELLKLANGLVERLSDIGNVVQPAKISPENSLISSNFKAEFSQSLKELLHQELWMHNHLISLNDHPSVPKNTGEDVSKPQQSCCTTNSNLVMQESEIKVPLPFLGRSQSLLNIPLDLNKQLITTVEPKVAAVVQQQQAAAVPSIQPPMLTAPQPARRTTGATTKRSVNKTDAKYQSLPHSVKEGQHKAQHRREGSSTMPHPVRSKSVEAKSAQHQQQQQQYDISQLELFAAIHQSRQAVSSRSNSKNLTVTSALVGVRQSDRNGTSRGSSSEQKNGKMSGVAADPVEKSVSSTAKNPSGHVCVVQALVHQDGDVVRNSAAATHAEASARIQRSQRTWEPVYEPLAGPHVGRPTKTEAETSEASIELTADQVRQLIRAISAAQSNSAGSIGGCWSSEMNRPPVNSSQIPERDVAVTSKQPLAHRNIHRNDSFEGHEEAVRMLVGAIQEIQQLCTDKKHDSN
- the LOC124316039 gene encoding RING finger protein 207-like, yielding MAESSEKHLQQETMAEDSNSVNNSSNLHQMEDDKQQQQPEFVKLSVSGTSEDPMLGFLTLLAKVERPSCANCESKDLSPMFFCNTCSQAICAVCKQNTHSAKMFSRHDVTSVSPYTKEPQRKCPVHFEMCIMFSPANESLLCINCFRDLPPDIRAQCLDLDTAYQQKCDRLQIAH